The Bacillus sp. FJAT-27916 genomic interval CTAATTCTGCATCATTCTTTTTTTATTTGAGACTCCGAGATTCCGAGAATAGTTCACGCAAAACCAAGGATATGGCTCCTATGACAGTTGCATAGCTTCCAAAGGAGGAAACAGTAATCACTGTTTTTTTTGCCTTCTCCGTCAGTGCGCGTTTTTGAATCGTTTCCTGGACAGTATCGAGCAGAAACTCCCGTGCATTAATGACTCCGCCGCTTAAGACAATCTTCTCGGGATTAATGATATGTATCAGGTTCGTTAATCCAATGCCAAGGTATTCTCCTGCCTCCTGTAAGACTTGCTGGGCAAGCGAATCCCCAGCCTTTGCCGCTTCAAAGACCTCCTCGCCTGTGATTTCACTGCATGAGCCGTCTCCAAGCATAACGGAAAGAGAACTCGATTCCCCTTCTTCGAGTTTGGCTCGCATTCTCTCAGCAATCGCCGGGCCTGTTGCAAAGGTTTGGAGGCATCCATTATTGCCGCAGGAGCAAGTTGGTCCATGCAGGTCAATCGCCATATGCCCAATTTCTCCGCTGATGAAATCATGGCCCAGATAAAGCTCTCCGTCTATAATTAGCCCGGCGCCTATTCCCCGCCCAACATTGATACAGGCAAGGTCTTGGGCACCTTTCTCATGACCGAACCATTGGTGACCATGGGCGATAGCACGTGCATCATTCTCAACAATCACCATTAGACCGAATTCCTTCTCAAGTATGTCTTTAATGGGTATATGATGCAGGTTGAGGTTTGGAGCGAATACGGACTCCCCTTTGGCCACATCGACGATTCCATGCATAGCCACGCCGATTCCAATTAATTTCTCTGGCTCTGGAGCGCTGATTATCATCGTACGGATGCTTTTGGTCAATAAGGAAAGGAGTGATTCCTTCTTCACAGAGGATGGCATTGCTTGAATGATGCTATGTTTAACCTCGCCTGTAAGGTTCGTTAAGATTAAATTCATTTCATGAGAGCCAATATCAACCCCGATGATGTGATGTCGTTCACTATTAAGCGTGAGTAAGGTCGGCTTACGGCCACCGCTGGACTCGCCTAGGGATTGTTCCACGATTCGTTCCTCCACTAGAAGCTCCTTTGTCAGGTTGCTGATGGTAGGAGGGGTCAGCTTTGTGAGTTTGGCGATATCTGCCCGTGAAATAGGGCCTTTCTCACGAATTAGATTTAAAACGATGGAGAGGTTGGTGGATTTCATTCTTTGAAAGCTTCCGGTAATGAATTCTTTACTCATGTGGCCTCCCGCTGTCATAAAATATAGTCAGACCTTGCTTGACAAAGTCTATCCCTATTATAAACGAATGGAACAGGAGTTTATATGCGGAAACCTGTGTTCATCCATTTTTTGAGCAATGGACCGTCTTCGCCAAAAACT includes:
- a CDS encoding ROK family transcriptional regulator → MSKEFITGSFQRMKSTNLSIVLNLIREKGPISRADIAKLTKLTPPTISNLTKELLVEERIVEQSLGESSGGRKPTLLTLNSERHHIIGVDIGSHEMNLILTNLTGEVKHSIIQAMPSSVKKESLLSLLTKSIRTMIISAPEPEKLIGIGVAMHGIVDVAKGESVFAPNLNLHHIPIKDILEKEFGLMVIVENDARAIAHGHQWFGHEKGAQDLACINVGRGIGAGLIIDGELYLGHDFISGEIGHMAIDLHGPTCSCGNNGCLQTFATGPAIAERMRAKLEEGESSSLSVMLGDGSCSEITGEEVFEAAKAGDSLAQQVLQEAGEYLGIGLTNLIHIINPEKIVLSGGVINAREFLLDTVQETIQKRALTEKAKKTVITVSSFGSYATVIGAISLVLRELFSESRSLK